Part of the Anoplopoma fimbria isolate UVic2021 breed Golden Eagle Sablefish chromosome 4, Afim_UVic_2022, whole genome shotgun sequence genome, ATTACTGTACGCAGGGCAGATGGAGGATAAATGTCTCCCTCTGTATTCTGTGAAATTACTACTGCAAGATCGATGGATAGAAAATATGAGAAACTGAAGAGAAAGTCACAGTTCAAggtgacaaaaacaagaaatacaaatgtgaggatctataaacaaaatgtgtttagaCCATTTCTGGAGCTTAAGGAATTAAAAGATTTCAAGAATAAAGAATGTAGCTATGTTGTTATAAGAAAAAATGACCCTGATACAACCTTGTTATTTGTAtgttgtaggcctacaacaTTTTACTTTCAGGCCAATAGtgtgacataaaaacaacaaatatgacctttttgacacacacactgcaaccaTTACAACAGCACAAGACAACATGATTTCACTACATAAATTGTTtggaaaaaacagaaactacTCTGAAACATAACGCAACATAACCTCAGCTAATAGAATACCTTTGCTTCCTTGAGTATAACTTCTTCTGTAGTTTTCAACAACTCCCTGCCTGGTAAACATGGAGCCAGACCGGAACACTTGAAATGATTAAGAGGACTTACTTGAGCACATGTGTGGAGCCGTTGATCTGCGTGGCTGTGCAGGGAGCGCCGGACCCCAGGATGGACGGCCTGCGGTACCTCTTCCTCCCGCAGCACAGGATGATGAGGAAGGCACGGCGGAAGGACTTGTTGAGGAAGGCGTAGAGGATGGGGTTCAGCATGGAGTTGATGTAGCCCAGCCACAGGCAGGCCACCCACAGCTTGTCTGGCACTGTGTAGTCTATAAAGGGGTCCACCACGTTGGTGACGAAGAACGGCGCCCAGCAGAGGCAGAAACACCCCATGATGATGCACAGAGTCTTTGCCGCCTTAGTCTCTGTTCGCATGCGGTGGTTGCGTTGCTGGTCAGAGTCCGTGCCGGCTCCTCCCGCCCGCTGCAGTATGCTGATCTGCAGGGCGTGTGCTCGGGCCGTGATGTAGATCCTCTGGTAGGCCAGCACCATGAGGACCAGAGGGATGTAGAAGGCCACCACGGAGCAGGTGAGGGCGTATGGCTTGTTCACCATGAAGACACAGGACGTGGAGTTGGTTCCTTCACTGTACTGCCTCTGCTCAATCTGGTGAAGGAAGTCACACCAGAGGAGACAGTCAGACCAGAAACTCAAGTCAAGATTCAGATGTGTTCATACAGCATCAATGAAACTTCTCTGCTCATAGCATTTTAAGCTATGATTAAACCGACCACcattaaacaaatgaaacaaaggaCATCGtggaaatataatataatataatataatataatataatataatataatataatataatataatataatataatataatttatataatataaaattcTGGTGTTCTTATTATAACTTTTAACATGTTTCTTGCATGAAGCCCAATGTCTGCTGCTGACACTTGATGTAACAAATCTTAATTATACATAGGCCCGTGAGGCTGTAATGGTCATtacaaatgagaaaacaaacatttctgaatTGGAAAACCGAATTTGCCaaactataaaacaaaaacttttttttttgtgaattataCATCGTTTCCACATGCGCTGAGCTGCAGGACAGCTCATCCCTGACGTGAAACACCTCCAGACTTCACAGCAAACCACTTAAAATCACTCTTCAGCAGAGTCTCCACTAGCAGGCATCACGGCTCCTGAGGGAAAGGGAGGCTCTGCACGTCACCATTAATCACAGCAGGTCCCATCCCAGCTCTTTCCTCCACTATCATCTCACCTCTGTGGGTAAAAACTACGGCTCAGGGCAACGAGATGAATAACTCAGAGATCAATCCATACCTCTGAATGAAAGCAGCGTTCCCTTGCGTGTAAACTGAGGTTATTTTTATGAATGGGCTGACATGTTTAAGTGTTTTCATGTGACCGTTGAGTTTACGTCCGCTGCTGCAGGAATGTAAACAATGATAAGAGTATCATAAAAGTGTaaataggagaaaataaaatatctgtttttatctGTGCTTCACACAGGTACAGTTGACAGAGATCTCTCTCAGTGTTCATATTTCCTTTCTGTAAAATATGGATTTATTCCACTTAAGTCTTGCCAAAGTGCACATTGGAAGCAGTCCTTGTCACTCATTCTCCCTTAAATCTTTTGAGCcatggaaaaaatgaaaaaaaaaaacgttttgtgaATCATCTCTGGAAAATCAAATAGATCTTCACATGCTTGAAGCTCAAGCATGTGAAGACACATCAAGCGAATgaggaattaaaaaatgtccattTGGTTTTTAATTGCAAAGGTCAAGACAGAGTATCTGCACATAAATctgctgaaaacaaagaaacttattaatgtgtttatctgaaaatactgaaaaagcTTCTGCCGAACACTAGAATAATTACAATAAGAAACAGGCTTTCAAATTGGCAGCCTTATATAGTTTGCAAGAAACACCCATGGCTGAATAAAACACTGTAACCATAGCTACAGCAGAAGAAGGGCTGATAATCATGATCTGATAATAAGGTCTTTAAACAGTTTGCCATTTTATATTGTGAcatctaaattaaattaagaggCCATTAATAGATTATGATAAGCGGCTGGCAATGTCTGCCTTTGACTCATCAGTTCTTCATCGCACTGATGCAGAAATCCTGTGAATCCAAAGCAGTCCTCTCTTTAAACCGGAGATTTTGAAGAGAGAAATACCACTTCATTAGCAGATtggcaaaagtaaaaaatgtacattaatcTGTCGTTTTGGTCTGAATTGATTTCTTAAGtggattaatcatttttttaataatttattttatgctgaatgacttatttccttGGGAACCAATCTAAACACCCATTGGTgtcattatattacattacagtcatttagcagacgcttttatccaaagcgacttacaggaagtgtattcaacataggtattcaagagaactactagtcaccagaagtcataagtgcatctcctttcttaaacaagcatcttaaagcataaaccagagcaaaagtatagtgcagaggcaaattattaattgcaacagactaatacgaatataataagtgctacaaactactacgaataggataagtgcagtaaacgaatacgaattcaataagtgcaacaactaatacgaatgcaaataagtgctacgaggaaggctcagggtagtacttcctattattgtgttttccattttcagCAGTAGaaacaatactacagtgtactGTAGAAATACTTAGTCATCCTATTTTCCTGAATTGAAAAGTGCAAAAGTATTAGCATAAAAACATacttcctaaaaaaaaaagtaaaaatactcattatgcagGATCCCCCCTATTATAATGTtccataattattattaattatagaTGCATTAATATGTTCATAATGTTGATCTCACAGCTGGTAAGAGGTCATTATCATTACTCAATATAATGCTAGTAAAAACGTagtaaaagtgcaatatttgcctctgaattgtattgaagtagaagtatgaagtagcaaaaatggaaatacttgagTAAAGTGCAAGCCTTAAAGTTATACTTGAAAATCTGTAACAGTTGAcacgttttttttgtcataagtATAAGTCGTCATAGCGCCCAGTTTTAAAGTCATACTGGACAACAGCAGACTTTTTGACATGACCATTGTGATTTGGTGTGAAACCACAGACTGTGAACCCTGACCAACCAGAGCTGTGTATTCCAGAAGGccttaaaaaacagcagaaaccaGTAAAAGTAGACAGTGAGACCTGTATGCGGGTCTCTAGTGGATCCAGAGTTCTGGTTGTTTTGTTGAGTTTCTGGAGCCGCTGTTTGTGCCAGAAACTGACTGACTGCTCAGAATATTAAACAGCTCTAATTGGACCCAAAGAGAACAGAACTTTAGACCGCTGTTGTGCTGTAaacttctttgtgtgtgtgtctgtgtatgtgtgtgatgtgtgtgatgtgttagTCACTGCCAATGCTGCCAAAGACCAGTCAGCCAGTCCTCCTGGTGACAGTCAGCTCGGAAGCAACTTTCACTGGCGTGGAGATAAAGGCAGACAGGGGCGAGCAAGGTTAATGGTGGCTGGggagagtctctctctctctctctctctctctctctctctctcctacacaTTCATGTTGTCTTTGTCTGCACACTTGTTTtactgtctctctcctcctcttcctgctttaCGTCCCATGGTCATTTCATTCAGAACAGTCATTCTGTCTTTAGTGACTGATTTCCTCCAACTTTTCATTCACAAATTTTCACAAAAAACCTCCTTTAAACTTTGATATGTTCAGCGATGTAATGCAACACAAAAAAGTTTCCCAGATATCACTCACttcatatatttttgttcagGCAATTTTATatcatgtttctattttttgaGCATTTGTTCTGTCTTTGTATAGTATTGaggtgagtaaaaaaaaatgatgttgcatttttagaaacaaaagtaacaaactccttcaaattaaaagcagcGAGGATGCTGAAGaacagaagaataacaaaatatagaagtaacaaaaaagatattaaatcaACCAAAGAGTcaaaaaagttaacaaaactaagaaaatataAGTAATAAGTGAGTCTTGAGAAG contains:
- the htr4 gene encoding 5-hydroxytryptamine receptor 4 gives rise to the protein MPKRIALICFLSLVMLMSILGNLLVMVAVCKDRQLRKIKTNYFIVSLAFADLLVSVLVMPFGAIELVHQHWIYGETFCLVRTSLDVLLTTASILHLCCIALDRYYAICCQPLVYRNKMTPMRVALMIGGCWVIPTFISFLPIMQGWNSIGIDHLIEQRQYSEGTNSTSCVFMVNKPYALTCSVVAFYIPLVLMVLAYQRIYITARAHALQISILQRAGGAGTDSDQQRNHRMRTETKAAKTLCIIMGCFCLCWAPFFVTNVVDPFIDYTVPDKLWVACLWLGYINSMLNPILYAFLNKSFRRAFLIILCCGRKRYRRPSILGSGAPCTATQINGSTHVLKYSVLQNGNHTEQKKKSLHTVTESHESCL